In Bacillota bacterium, the sequence TGCTGCCTCCCCGCATTGACTTTGGTTGGGGCGAGTCAGGTGGAGGAGCGCACGTACGTCCCTCAGACCTCTGATCCCGAGCGCCCACTCACGGATGCGGTCCACGGTGCTCTGATCCAGAGCCAAGGGGCCGCTTTGAGGGCGCCAGGCCAGGAGAGCCGAGAACTTGCGCTGAAGTTGAGCGTCTGTCAGGGGCTGCTCGGGTGTGCCAGACGCGTGCTGCACGAGGTGGCGGACGACGTGGCCGTCGTACAGCTCGATGGAGACCTCGGCCTGATCCTGGTCCAGTCTGGAGTCGGGCGTGACATGTACCCTGGCCCGGACGTCGGTGATCAGGGGGTCGAGCACGCGGCCGTCGGTGAAAGACTGCATGGCCACGGTTCCGTCCACGAGGGCCACGGCAAGGCAGTGGTAGACTGAGAACTTACCCTCGAGGCCGGAGACGGGATTGGCGTTTCCCGTAAGCTCAAGCACCAAGGGATGGCAGCGGGCGTGGATCGATTTCACCGACGTAGGCTCCAGGCGGTGTTCTCGCCGCAGTGCCAGCACGCCGTCTATGGCGGGGTGAGTTACCACTCCGCATGGGTAGGGTTTGAAGCCGGAGGCCAGGAGTTCCCATTTAATCCCCCAGTCTTCGGTGAGCCTCCAGAGGGCTGGTTCGTCACAGAAGACGTGGCAGAATCCCCGACGGCCTTCCAGGCTTTCCGGAGCACTGGTGAACCCCTCCCTCGCCAGCAGCGCCGCGAGCAGTCCATTCTGGGCTGCTTTGCCGGCGTGGAACGGCTTGGTCATGGTCCCGAACATGACGCGCAGTCCTGAAGCTTGCGCCGCCGCAAGCCCAAGCGCGCTCGTCATTTGGTCCTCGTTGAGGTGGAATAACTTGCCGCACGCCGCAGATGCGCCAAACACTCCGGCTGTGCCAGTCAGGTGCCACCCGCGGTTGTAATGACCCGGGTGCAGGCACAGGGCCACCCGGGAAGCAGTTTCGTAGCCTGCCACAAAGGCTGTCAAGAACTCCTCGCCTGAGACCTCGCTGTGCCCTGTATCTCGTTCTCCTGCCCCGGGAAACACCGTCGGGTCGTCGATGGCAGCAAACAAGGCTGCCAGCACAGGCGTGTAGCCATGAAGGATCGTGGGAAAGTGGGTGTCGTCGAAGTCCAATACATGCGCCATTGAGCCGTTAATGAGGGCTGCCCACAAACAATCCGCACACTCCGGGCGACCGATCAGGGTGGCTCGCGGGGCCGAACCTGTCGCTCGCGCCACAGACAGTAGTTTATCTACGACTGGGTGATGTGAGGCCCCCAATGCCACCCCCAGGAAGTCCAAAACGCACTGCTCGGCCCTGTGCTTTACCGTATCCGGGATATCGCACGGCTGAAGGGCCACGACCTGAGCCGCCAACTGGCGCGTGAACGGGCCTGTGGCATCCTGGATGGTTGGCGGGACGCTCGATCGTTGTTTCGCAAGCTCCACTACCCGTCTCTCCTCCTTAGCCGGGTTGTTCATGCTCGGACCGGGCTCTTGGCGGCCTGGGCGGCCCTGCACGCCGCGAGCACATGCTGGGAAGCTGCTTGCTCTGCGCGGTCGCCGTCCCGGTCGACCAGAGCAC encodes:
- a CDS encoding MmgE/PrpD family protein, translating into MNNPAKEERRVVELAKQRSSVPPTIQDATGPFTRQLAAQVVALQPCDIPDTVKHRAEQCVLDFLGVALGASHHPVVDKLLSVARATGSAPRATLIGRPECADCLWAALINGSMAHVLDFDDTHFPTILHGYTPVLAALFAAIDDPTVFPGAGERDTGHSEVSGEEFLTAFVAGYETASRVALCLHPGHYNRGWHLTGTAGVFGASAACGKLFHLNEDQMTSALGLAAAQASGLRVMFGTMTKPFHAGKAAQNGLLAALLAREGFTSAPESLEGRRGFCHVFCDEPALWRLTEDWGIKWELLASGFKPYPCGVVTHPAIDGVLALRREHRLEPTSVKSIHARCHPLVLELTGNANPVSGLEGKFSVYHCLAVALVDGTVAMQSFTDGRVLDPLITDVRARVHVTPDSRLDQDQAEVSIELYDGHVVRHLVQHASGTPEQPLTDAQLQRKFSALLAWRPQSGPLALDQSTVDRIREWALGIRGLRDVRALLHLTRPNQSQCGEAAT